The Agrococcus sp. SGAir0287 DNA window AGCGCGAGCGGCGTCGAGCGCAGTTCGAGCGCGTACTCGGTGTCGAGCAGCAGGCCCCACGCCTCGACCGACACCGTCGCACCGGGCAGCACGCGGCTCGAACCGTCGATCGCGATGCCGGGCACGGCGATCCGCCCGCTCGGAGCCGTCGCGACGACGTACGGCTGCGTGTCGGGAGCGCTGAGCGTCGCCTCGGCGAAGACGACCTCGCCGGCGAGGTCGGCGGTCATGGCCAGCTGCGCCGAGGTCGCGCCCGCGATGGGCGTGCCGTCCTCGAGTCGCCACTGCCACGCCACGGCCGTCGGCTCGGGCGTCCAGGTCGCGAGGTCGATGGATGCGGTCAGCACGCCCCCGAGCACGTTGCGTCCGCCGAGCGTCGGAGCATCGCCGGGCACGAAGGACCGCAGGTGCACCGTGGCGCTGAAGGCCGAGTTGGCGGTGACGTACGACTGGGTGCCCGGAGCCTCGAGCGTCGCGACGACGTAGACGGGCGTGCCGAGCAGCTCGCTCGTGACGAGCAGCGAGTCGGCGTCGTCGAGCACCTCCGCTCCCGTGTCGACGCGGTACCAGGTGAAGCGCACCGTCGTCGGCGCGGGCACGGTATCGGACGTGTCGAGGGCGACCCCGAGCGTCGTGCCGACGACCCCCGACCCCTCGACGACGGGCGTGCCGACGCTCGAGAACTCGCCGAGGCGCACCGCGGCAGAGAAGGGCGAGTTGGTGGTGACGACGTCGAGCGCGTCGGGCGCCGACAGCGTCGCGAGCACGTAGACGCCGGTGCCGAGCAGGGCCTCGGTCGCGACGAGCGTCGCGCCGCCCTCCTGCACGAGCGCTCCCGTGTCCACGCGGTACCAGTCGAAGGTGACGCTCGTCGGGGTCGGCGTGGTGCCGGACGCGTCGTAGGACGCCGTGAAGGTGGAGCCGACGACGCCCGAGCCTGCGATCGACGGGGCGCCGACCCCGGTGAACTCGCCCAGCCGGACGGTCGCGGAGAACGGCGAGTTGATGGTGCGGTAGTCCTGGACCCCGGGTGCCGACAGCGTCGCGAGCACGTACACCCCGACGCCGAGCAGTGCCTCCGTCGCGACGAACGTGGATCCGCCCTCCTGCACGAGCGCTCCCGTGTCGTACCGGTACCAGTCGAAGGCGACGGTCGTGGGCGCCGGCGTCGTGCCGGAGGCGTCGTAGGACGCCGTGAAGCTGGAGCCGACGATGCCGGAGCCCGAGAT harbors:
- a CDS encoding LPXTG cell wall anchor domain-containing protein; amino-acid sequence: MSAPRPSLRVRLTSALVAVVAALGLTMTPAVATAAVEFTGVGAPSISGTGIVGSTFTASYDASTTSPTPTSVDYDWYRVDTGALVQEGGSTLVASQALLGTGVYVLATLREPSTPSYRTTNSPFSATVRLGEFAGVRAPSISGSGIVGSSFTASYDASGTTPAPTTVAFDWYRYDTGALVQEGGSTFVATEALLGVGVYVLATLSAPGVQDYRTINSPFSATVRLGEFTGVGAPSIAGSGVVGSTFTASYDASGTTPTPTSVTFDWYRVDTGALVQEGGATLVATEALLGTGVYVLATLSAPDALDVVTTNSPFSAAVRLGEFSSVGTPVVEGSGVVGTTLGVALDTSDTVPAPTTVRFTWYRVDTGAEVLDDADSLLVTSELLGTPVYVVATLEAPGTQSYVTANSAFSATVHLRSFVPGDAPTLGGRNVLGGVLTASIDLATWTPEPTAVAWQWRLEDGTPIAGATSAQLAMTADLAGEVVFAEATLSAPDTQPYVVATAPSGRIAVPGIAIDGSSRVLPGATVSVEAWGLLLDTEYALELRSTPLALGTAVSTAEGTIDAQVTIPTTAEIGAHRLALLLDGQEVASVPLEVVAAAPAPVAPQPGAAVPAAPSALPQTGAADASVPAALAALLLVLGVTLVLRRRPA